A single region of the Pseudomonadota bacterium genome encodes:
- a CDS encoding class I SAM-dependent methyltransferase — MIETVEQVLQSLDEIRTFLTKCKVWDAQFKILQLKDLLHSESWPVAVPQELICMESEDDLFERADSIINFSNWEVDGKKFLDFGCGLGHVAVVASQLGSQAAGYDIVESSSFEWEKEGKYLLTTNFDKIKAMSPFDFIMLYDVLDHSTDPVGILTKVREVANKNTDIFVRCHPFLSRHGGHLYKHINKAYVHLVFTEDELQEMGYGFEGNFQKTNQPLVTYRDWFKQANLSIVVEDVVQDVLEPFFKKGVVKERMPKFSFDGVWEHYVNGRKHRRFVAYPNGTLNTPQGPETWSIDGLNLSLRWPTDKGIWRDELKLNEDMTHYEGTNQIGYKIKGDRIENINSSFIDFTLRAYD; from the coding sequence ATGATAGAAACAGTAGAGCAAGTGCTGCAATCTTTGGATGAAATCAGAACATTTTTGACAAAATGTAAAGTTTGGGATGCCCAGTTTAAAATTCTACAATTAAAAGATTTGTTACATAGTGAAAGTTGGCCTGTTGCGGTGCCCCAAGAACTAATATGCATGGAATCTGAAGATGATTTATTTGAACGTGCCGATTCAATCATTAATTTCTCTAATTGGGAGGTTGATGGCAAAAAGTTCTTAGATTTTGGTTGTGGCTTAGGACATGTTGCTGTTGTGGCTTCTCAGTTGGGATCACAAGCAGCAGGGTACGACATTGTGGAGAGTTCTTCTTTTGAGTGGGAAAAAGAGGGTAAGTATTTATTGACCACTAATTTTGATAAAATTAAAGCAATGTCGCCATTTGATTTTATCATGCTTTATGATGTTCTAGATCATTCAACTGATCCTGTAGGCATCCTAACCAAAGTAAGAGAGGTAGCAAATAAAAATACAGATATTTTTGTTCGTTGTCATCCGTTTTTATCAAGACATGGTGGACACTTATACAAACATATCAATAAGGCTTATGTGCATTTAGTCTTTACAGAAGATGAGTTGCAAGAAATGGGATATGGTTTCGAAGGAAATTTTCAGAAAACAAATCAGCCACTAGTGACTTATAGAGATTGGTTTAAACAGGCAAATTTATCGATAGTTGTGGAAGATGTTGTGCAAGATGTTTTGGAGCCATTTTTTAAAAAAGGCGTGGTTAAAGAGCGAATGCCCAAGTTTTCTTTTGATGGAGTTTGGGAACACTATGTTAATGGTCGAAAACACAGACGATTTGTGGCTTATCCAAATGGAACATTAAACACTCCACAAGGTCCAGAAACTTGGTCCATTGATGGTTTAAATCTCAGTCTTAGATGGCCAACAGACAAAGGTATTTGGCGGGACGAATTAAAATTAAATGAAGATATGACTCATTATGAGGGAACCAATCAAATAGGATATAAAATAAAAGGCGATAGAATAGAAAACATTAACAGTAGTTTTATTGATTTCACACTAAGGGCATATGATTAA
- a CDS encoding glycosyltransferase family 2 protein, which yields MLSIVVLYSTDRHRQLINTIDCLNDMDYVATCEKILCVDGQTDIHPEGWRVLEIERRGKFYRLGEALNAAIEASSGNHIWYLDSDRILPTNFLNNASLIEDGLFIFPKYLFSFKEDVDISSIRMVRDNPYKHESLLVPDHRVENVDIVGHKNPFAGCVLFAKKTYWEYGGFSADFEAWGYKDYDFWRKAIVCGGRFLPIDCVELHQKHNLSDQRLYDLSNVWSYYYYCSKWKLPIDPKIRVYAGHLHPEKHKTLDDFLSNVVDKNEVKFN from the coding sequence ATGCTCAGTATTGTTGTTTTATACTCTACAGATCGTCACAGACAGCTTATTAATACGATTGATTGTCTGAATGATATGGATTATGTTGCCACATGTGAAAAAATTTTATGTGTGGATGGACAAACAGACATACATCCAGAGGGGTGGAGAGTTTTAGAGATAGAGAGAAGAGGAAAGTTTTATCGGCTTGGCGAAGCCCTTAATGCAGCCATTGAGGCCAGTAGTGGCAATCACATATGGTACTTGGACAGCGATAGAATTCTTCCTACAAACTTTTTAAACAATGCATCATTGATAGAAGATGGATTGTTTATCTTTCCCAAATATCTGTTTTCTTTTAAAGAAGATGTAGATATTTCTTCTATACGAATGGTGAGAGATAATCCATATAAGCATGAGTCTTTATTGGTGCCGGATCATAGGGTAGAAAATGTAGATATTGTGGGGCATAAAAACCCGTTTGCTGGATGCGTATTGTTTGCAAAAAAAACTTATTGGGAATATGGGGGATTTAGTGCTGATTTTGAGGCATGGGGGTATAAGGACTATGATTTTTGGAGAAAAGCTATTGTTTGTGGCGGAAGATTTTTACCTATTGATTGTGTGGAGTTGCATCAAAAACACAATCTTTCCGACCAAAGACTTTATGACTTAAGCAATGTGTGGAGTTACTATTATTATTGTAGCAAGTGGAAACTGCCCATTGATCCAAAAATCAGGGTATATGCCGGTCATTTACACCCTGAAAAACACAAAACATTGGATGATTTTTTATCTAATGTGGTAGATAAAAATGAAGTGAAATTTAACTGA
- a CDS encoding radical SAM protein translates to MEAIKIIENVIMLKIEQSKFTKRAVLYIGFKCNLRCRFCYYADNVTVPKEWYSLDCCKRDAHTFRSVYKNKFVDITGGEPTIYPDILQLVSYCREIGLRPTIITNMQALADLDVAKQFKDAGIEDFLCSVHNLGVAYDDVVGVNGSFSRVEKALDNLVHLSIPFRTNVTINKTNFKALKNIAEFVYTKGCRTINYISCNLFRDHDETFDLIARFSEMKDCLHEALNYCDIHSMHTAVRYMPFCFLYGHENKCYNYRQLPYDNYEWDYKSWSDVNSSAPAPKVSRGLYNFMEDSGAYEHLAKVFTGESYTYSPKCMDCRLSLICDGLNKNYARKFGTEEVCPCPGDKITKPDEFLAK, encoded by the coding sequence GTGGAAGCGATTAAAATTATTGAAAATGTTATAATGCTTAAAATTGAACAAAGTAAATTCACAAAAAGAGCCGTTTTATACATTGGGTTTAAATGTAATTTAAGATGTAGATTTTGCTACTATGCAGATAATGTAACCGTGCCTAAAGAGTGGTATTCTTTAGATTGTTGCAAAAGGGATGCTCATACTTTTAGGTCTGTATACAAAAATAAATTTGTAGACATTACTGGTGGAGAGCCAACCATCTATCCAGACATTTTGCAATTGGTATCATATTGTAGAGAGATTGGACTAAGGCCAACCATTATAACAAACATGCAAGCTCTTGCCGATCTGGATGTTGCCAAACAATTTAAGGATGCTGGAATAGAGGATTTTTTGTGTTCTGTTCATAATTTGGGGGTTGCTTATGATGATGTCGTTGGTGTGAATGGCAGTTTTTCCAGGGTTGAGAAGGCGTTAGATAATTTGGTTCATTTGAGCATACCATTTCGCACAAATGTCACTATCAATAAAACTAATTTTAAAGCTTTAAAAAACATAGCAGAATTTGTATACACAAAGGGGTGTCGCACAATCAATTATATTTCCTGTAATTTATTCAGAGATCATGATGAAACATTTGATTTAATAGCTCGTTTTTCTGAAATGAAAGATTGTTTACATGAGGCATTAAATTATTGCGATATACACAGCATGCATACTGCCGTAAGGTATATGCCATTTTGTTTTCTATATGGGCATGAAAACAAATGTTATAATTATCGACAATTACCATATGACAACTACGAGTGGGATTATAAATCTTGGTCGGATGTAAACTCTTCCGCACCTGCACCAAAGGTGTCAAGAGGTTTGTATAATTTCATGGAAGACTCAGGTGCGTATGAACATTTGGCCAAAGTTTTTACGGGAGAAAGCTACACATATTCCCCCAAGTGCATGGATTGTAGATTGTCTTTAATTTGTGACGGATTAAACAAGAATTATGCAAGAAAATTCGGAACAGAAGAGGTTTGTCCATGTCCTGGCGACAAAATAACAAAACCTGATGAATTTCTTGCTAAATAA
- a CDS encoding putative molybdenum carrier protein — translation MLKMVCSGAQTGADLGGLIAAEKFGIKTGGWCPKGCKTEAGTKPELIERFGLWETNTDSYVPRTHANAKMGDGTIRFAFDFDSAGEILTSQSCSRFEKPIIDVDVENPRPVQEVVDWIKEHNIETLNIAGNRESKYPGMEKFVVNYLGQVFTTLGHT, via the coding sequence ATGTTAAAAATGGTTTGTAGTGGTGCCCAGACGGGGGCGGATTTAGGTGGGCTTATAGCCGCCGAGAAATTTGGGATAAAGACTGGTGGTTGGTGTCCCAAAGGGTGTAAAACAGAAGCTGGGACAAAACCAGAGTTGATTGAACGTTTTGGGCTTTGGGAAACCAATACGGATAGTTATGTGCCCAGAACTCACGCCAATGCCAAGATGGGCGATGGCACAATACGATTCGCATTTGATTTTGACTCGGCGGGTGAAATATTGACTTCTCAATCTTGCAGCAGGTTTGAAAAACCAATCATTGATGTGGATGTGGAGAATCCACGACCTGTGCAAGAGGTTGTGGATTGGATAAAGGAACACAACATAGAAACACTAAATATAGCCGGGAACAGAGAGAGTAAATATCCAGGGATGGAGAAGTTTGTTGTGAATTACCTTGGACAGGTTTTCACAACATTGGGTCATACATGA
- a CDS encoding ATP-binding protein, with protein sequence MSVESQRILNDILEKKGSTINLGAIMTKMPRNSQNPYAIMDEEEEKFGRMTQWTTSDGTRFFPAGKTFPLLCPGVYEIKFSNTKGYYFEKVQVKTEGLLRFPDSESAKVVAEIQNFWTKEQTYADFGLTYRRGLILWGPAGSGKSCTIQIVMADVIERGGVVFKFNSVPHMFLEGVRLFREVQPDTKIVVLMEDIDSLLEEYGESEVLNILDGVEKIERVVFLATTNYPEKLGDRIINRPSRFDRRFMMPNPNKKCRQLYFEHLAKQNPTIKIDIAKWTKDTSGFSIAHLKELFIGVCILGEEYKDAVETLRIMIEERPKSDESDGFGFIPKKNED encoded by the coding sequence ATGTCAGTTGAGAGTCAGCGAATATTAAATGATATTTTGGAAAAAAAAGGTAGCACCATCAATTTGGGGGCTATTATGACCAAGATGCCCAGAAATTCTCAAAACCCCTATGCTATAATGGATGAAGAAGAAGAAAAATTTGGACGTATGACACAATGGACCACATCTGATGGTACTCGTTTCTTTCCTGCTGGAAAGACATTTCCTTTGCTATGTCCAGGTGTTTATGAAATTAAATTTTCTAACACCAAGGGATATTATTTTGAGAAGGTGCAGGTAAAAACAGAAGGGTTATTACGGTTTCCTGATAGCGAATCCGCAAAGGTTGTGGCAGAGATTCAGAACTTCTGGACAAAAGAGCAAACCTATGCCGATTTTGGGCTCACCTATCGCCGTGGATTGATTCTGTGGGGTCCAGCGGGTTCTGGCAAGAGTTGTACCATTCAGATCGTTATGGCCGATGTAATTGAACGTGGCGGCGTTGTGTTCAAGTTTAATTCTGTGCCTCATATGTTTTTGGAGGGGGTGCGATTATTCAGAGAAGTGCAGCCTGACACAAAGATTGTGGTATTGATGGAAGACATTGATTCCTTGTTGGAAGAGTACGGAGAGTCGGAGGTGCTCAATATTTTGGATGGTGTTGAGAAAATTGAACGGGTGGTTTTTTTAGCAACCACGAACTATCCAGAGAAATTGGGGGATCGAATTATCAATCGTCCTTCCAGATTTGACAGAAGATTTATGATGCCCAATCCCAATAAGAAATGCAGACAATTGTATTTCGAGCATTTAGCGAAACAAAACCCCACCATTAAAATTGATATTGCCAAATGGACAAAGGATACGAGTGGTTTTTCTATTGCACATTTGAAAGAGTTGTTTATTGGGGTGTGCATTTTAGGAGAAGAATACAAGGATGCCGTGGAAACATTGAGAATTATGATTGAAGAGCGTCCCAAATCTGACGAGAGTGATGGATTTGGGTTTATTCCCAAGAAAAATGAGGACTGA
- a CDS encoding SPFH domain-containing protein, translating to MDPRKVLLLLVSVILCVVVCFSLFGFFENLDAKQLMVIQSPVKGQLDWYTSQGVKYQGFGKVTCYDRRSQFWFSAKNDQGAAAADNSIKIRFNDGGHAQLSGGISWEMPLDEEHLTRIHQQYGSHLAVEQQLIRTIIEKSIYMTGPTMSSKESYAERRNELLNLIEDQIQNGVYLTKTTQEQATDPLTGAIKTIAKVELVTDKDGKPKRAEESPLKQFGIKVFNLSINEVAYDPQVEEQISQQQKLTMQVQIAMATAKQAEQECITTKKQGEANAAKAEWEQKTVAAKEVAKADQDKTVAETKAKQEKSVAETKAAQELKVAELAAQAAEMTKKEQIALGEGEAKRRTLVMEADGALEKKLAAWVEINKAYAEAIAKHEGSWVPSIVMGNGATGTAGAQNGASDLIALLTAKTAKDLSLDPNMVQPTKKK from the coding sequence ATGGACCCGAGAAAAGTGTTGTTGTTGTTGGTTTCTGTGATTTTGTGTGTTGTTGTGTGTTTTAGTTTGTTTGGATTTTTTGAGAACTTGGACGCCAAACAACTTATGGTAATTCAGAGCCCGGTCAAAGGCCAACTAGATTGGTACACATCACAGGGCGTGAAGTATCAAGGATTCGGCAAAGTAACTTGCTATGATAGACGGTCACAGTTTTGGTTCTCTGCCAAGAATGACCAAGGGGCTGCTGCCGCAGACAACTCTATCAAAATCCGATTCAATGACGGTGGGCATGCCCAACTGTCAGGCGGTATTAGTTGGGAGATGCCATTGGATGAAGAGCATCTAACACGTATTCATCAGCAATATGGAAGCCATTTGGCGGTCGAACAGCAATTGATTCGCACAATCATCGAGAAGTCAATTTATATGACTGGCCCGACCATGAGTTCAAAGGAATCTTATGCCGAACGCCGGAATGAATTGCTTAATTTGATTGAGGATCAAATCCAGAATGGTGTTTATCTTACCAAGACTACTCAAGAGCAGGCAACTGACCCTCTTACAGGTGCTATTAAGACAATTGCCAAAGTTGAGTTAGTTACTGATAAGGACGGAAAGCCAAAGAGAGCAGAAGAAAGTCCTTTGAAGCAATTTGGGATTAAGGTTTTTAATCTTAGTATCAATGAAGTTGCATACGATCCGCAGGTTGAAGAACAAATTAGCCAGCAGCAAAAACTGACTATGCAAGTTCAGATCGCTATGGCTACTGCGAAACAAGCCGAGCAGGAATGTATTACAACCAAGAAGCAAGGTGAAGCTAATGCTGCCAAGGCTGAGTGGGAGCAAAAGACAGTTGCCGCTAAGGAAGTTGCCAAGGCTGACCAGGACAAGACTGTGGCTGAAACTAAGGCGAAGCAGGAAAAGTCCGTGGCCGAAACCAAGGCTGCCCAGGAATTGAAGGTGGCCGAGTTGGCAGCACAAGCAGCCGAAATGACAAAGAAAGAGCAAATTGCCTTGGGTGAAGGTGAAGCCAAACGTCGCACATTGGTGATGGAGGCTGACGGTGCTTTGGAAAAGAAATTGGCCGCTTGGGTTGAAATCAACAAGGCTTATGCCGAAGCTATTGCGAAGCATGAGGGAAGTTGGGTGCCGTCGATTGTTATGGGAAATGGAGCAACTGGCACCGCAGGAGCACAAAATGGAGCTTCTGATTTGATCGCCCTGTTGACAGCGAAGACCGCTAAGGATTTGTCGTTGGACCCGAATATGGTTCAGCCTACTAAAAAGAAATAG
- a CDS encoding HNH endonuclease, producing MNKKSKKHLDKKCCFCGETDYSTLDVHRILPGSDGGKYTESNTITCCCKCHRRIHAKEISILGKRFCTNGRYLVHFIEGAKEQFREI from the coding sequence ATGAATAAAAAGAGTAAAAAACACCTGGATAAAAAATGCTGTTTCTGTGGGGAAACTGATTATTCTACATTAGATGTCCACCGCATCCTCCCCGGCAGCGATGGTGGAAAATACACAGAATCTAACACCATCACTTGCTGCTGCAAGTGTCATAGAAGAATTCATGCAAAAGAAATTTCCATATTAGGAAAAAGATTCTGCACAAATGGTCGATACTTGGTACATTTTATAGAGGGTGCAAAAGAACAGTTTAGAGAAATCTAG
- a CDS encoding PspC domain-containing protein — MIAGVCSGLAKDFSCDPFIIRILFIIFFLAGGSGILLYLILWLLMALNTQGK; from the coding sequence ATGATTGCAGGCGTATGCAGTGGACTTGCCAAGGATTTTAGCTGTGACCCATTTATTATCAGGATATTATTTATAATATTCTTTTTAGCTGGCGGTAGCGGAATACTCCTTTACCTCATCCTTTGGCTTCTAATGGCGTTAAATACACAAGGAAAATAA
- a CDS encoding PHP domain-containing protein, with product MNDIVGFEHLHRHSHYSLLDGYGTVEEYAIYSKEINQQYLCITDHGMMSAVPNQIACCDKHGLQPIFGVEIYYQPKQPCVQKGETMQQYLKEMPPEARKAMQKSYHMTLWAKNETGYKNLVRLTSFGWLHGFYYKPRINWDQLVQHKEGLMVGSGCFNSPVGQAFKNFGPEMAIETIKKYHNLFGENYYLEIMLLDFVKQKPYNQFIVQAHAKLGIPLVLTQDCHYCKKEDSKMQRLMLMTGSKRTVADMEQAVAEGKAEEYFELQDTNLWMKSEEEINEKWASDPYLDKDLFNAAKANTVRICEQCKGVQLDRSVKLPKIPNDDEVLKKLIQEGATKRGIPKTREYLSRMQEEYTLVKEKEFSSYFIIQKMMVDAARQKCIELYGGTGSTARGPGRGSGAGFMINYLLGITDVDPVKYDLLSSRFLSPARGGKQMKIRFDDKPL from the coding sequence ATGAATGACATAGTTGGTTTCGAGCATTTGCATCGCCATTCTCATTATTCTTTGTTGGATGGATACGGCACAGTTGAAGAGTATGCGATTTATTCCAAAGAAATAAATCAACAATATCTTTGCATTACCGATCACGGCATGATGAGTGCTGTTCCTAACCAAATCGCTTGCTGCGATAAACACGGTTTGCAGCCAATTTTTGGCGTAGAAATCTATTATCAACCAAAACAGCCCTGTGTGCAAAAGGGCGAGACTATGCAGCAGTATCTTAAAGAGATGCCACCAGAAGCCCGCAAGGCGATGCAGAAGTCATATCACATGACCTTGTGGGCCAAAAACGAGACAGGATATAAAAATCTTGTTCGTTTAACTTCTTTTGGATGGCTACACGGCTTCTACTATAAGCCTCGCATTAATTGGGATCAATTAGTGCAGCATAAAGAGGGGTTGATGGTTGGCAGCGGTTGTTTTAATAGTCCAGTGGGACAAGCATTTAAAAACTTCGGTCCCGAAATGGCTATAGAGACCATCAAGAAATATCACAACTTGTTTGGTGAAAATTATTATTTGGAAATCATGTTGTTGGATTTTGTTAAACAAAAGCCCTACAACCAATTCATTGTTCAAGCACATGCAAAATTAGGCATTCCGTTAGTGCTCACACAAGACTGTCATTATTGCAAAAAAGAAGACAGCAAAATGCAACGGTTAATGCTTATGACTGGCTCTAAGAGAACGGTAGCCGATATGGAGCAAGCCGTTGCCGAAGGTAAAGCTGAAGAATATTTTGAGTTGCAAGACACTAATCTCTGGATGAAATCCGAAGAGGAGATCAATGAGAAATGGGCATCTGACCCTTATCTCGATAAGGATTTGTTTAATGCTGCCAAGGCAAATACTGTGCGTATATGCGAACAATGCAAGGGAGTGCAACTGGATCGCTCGGTAAAATTGCCAAAAATTCCCAATGATGATGAAGTGTTGAAAAAACTTATCCAAGAGGGTGCGACTAAAAGAGGCATACCAAAGACTAGAGAATACTTGTCCAGAATGCAGGAAGAATACACCTTGGTGAAAGAGAAGGAGTTTTCTTCGTATTTTATTATTCAAAAAATGATGGTTGACGCTGCCCGTCAGAAATGCATCGAGTTATACGGCGGCACGGGAAGCACGGCAAGAGGGCCGGGCAGAGGCTCTGGTGCCGGGTTTATGATAAATTATCTTTTGGGAATAACTGATGTTGACCCGGTGAAGTATGATCTGTTATCATCAAGGTTCCTGAGCCCTGCTCGTGGTGGCAAGCAAATGAAAATCAGGTTTGATGACAAGCCATTATGA
- a CDS encoding SpoVR family protein, translating to MASKMMRGSPILMGDSTIPGVVLPKELQNVIPNIMKAATDFGLVYYPTVVQMLTYDEISEVASYGGFPVRYPHWRWGMEYNELQQGYEHGLHRIYEMVVNSNPCYIYCLDSNTLVDNVTVVAHALGHNDFFKNNVYFSPTSQNMMNELANHGTRIRKYMQRWGKEKVTEFLDHVLRITTLVDPASAWEQRKFKDPIKQDVRHYHHPKHLPVQEGHDYMEPWLNPEEWMKEQRKRLEKREVAEELNIFKEPTKDILRYIRDYAPLQPWQSDIVAMIYEEEIYFSPQRPTKMLNEGWASFVDFNLMAVQGFVSLGQSEHDNGIVEYAIHKMGVLGGKYSMNPYKLGFCIFQDIEERWNKGQFGPLYDECRDIKQREDWDEKLGLGHDKVLEVRKFYNDFTAISEFFTEDFCNKYEFFEWEHRPNGEYVIKSRDYKKIKKKLIGDYLNGGLPDVRLADPNHLNRGHMLLQHQWDGYPLYPSYAKDTILSLRRLWGLNREVILATRDKDGEELIYVTRSPDTVVAVNRQEYDKIIG from the coding sequence GTGGCAAGCAAAATGATGCGTGGTTCTCCGATCTTGATGGGTGATAGCACAATCCCTGGCGTAGTGTTGCCTAAGGAATTGCAAAATGTCATTCCCAATATTATGAAAGCAGCAACCGACTTTGGATTGGTGTATTATCCAACAGTCGTGCAGATGCTGACTTATGATGAAATTAGCGAAGTAGCATCCTATGGTGGATTCCCTGTTCGTTATCCGCATTGGCGTTGGGGAATGGAATACAATGAATTGCAACAAGGTTATGAACATGGGCTGCATCGCATTTACGAAATGGTTGTAAATAGCAATCCTTGTTATATTTACTGTCTCGATTCCAATACGTTGGTGGATAATGTTACGGTTGTTGCTCATGCTTTAGGACATAATGACTTTTTCAAAAATAATGTTTACTTTTCGCCAACTAGTCAAAATATGATGAATGAATTGGCGAATCATGGTACTCGAATTCGCAAATACATGCAACGATGGGGCAAAGAAAAAGTCACAGAATTTTTAGATCATGTGCTAAGAATTACCACGTTGGTCGATCCAGCTAGTGCTTGGGAGCAGAGAAAATTTAAAGACCCGATCAAACAGGACGTGAGGCATTATCATCATCCAAAACATTTGCCGGTTCAAGAGGGGCATGATTATATGGAACCTTGGCTCAATCCAGAAGAATGGATGAAGGAGCAAAGGAAGAGGTTGGAAAAAAGGGAGGTGGCCGAAGAATTAAACATTTTCAAAGAGCCAACAAAAGACATTTTGCGGTACATTCGAGATTATGCACCTTTGCAGCCTTGGCAGTCTGATATTGTTGCTATGATTTATGAGGAAGAAATATATTTCAGTCCTCAACGACCGACCAAAATGCTCAACGAAGGCTGGGCTAGTTTTGTTGATTTTAACTTAATGGCAGTACAGGGTTTCGTTAGTCTGGGCCAGTCAGAACACGATAATGGCATTGTTGAGTATGCTATTCACAAAATGGGGGTATTGGGCGGCAAGTATTCGATGAATCCCTATAAATTAGGATTCTGTATTTTTCAAGATATTGAAGAACGTTGGAATAAGGGCCAGTTTGGACCCCTGTATGATGAGTGCCGAGATATCAAGCAGCGGGAAGATTGGGATGAAAAATTGGGCTTGGGGCACGATAAAGTATTAGAGGTTAGAAAATTCTATAATGATTTCACCGCTATTTCAGAATTCTTCACAGAAGATTTTTGCAATAAATATGAATTCTTTGAGTGGGAACATCGACCTAATGGAGAGTATGTAATCAAGAGTCGTGACTATAAGAAAATTAAAAAGAAATTAATTGGCGATTATTTGAACGGCGGATTGCCAGATGTTCGGCTGGCTGATCCCAACCATTTAAATAGAGGGCACATGTTGTTACAGCATCAGTGGGATGGATATCCGCTATATCCTTCCTATGCAAAGGATACCATCCTTTCTCTGCGAAGATTGTGGGGGTTGAACAGAGAAGTCATATTGGCTACCAGGGACAAAGATGGCGAGGAATTGATCTATGTCACCAGATCACCAGATACTGTTGTTGCGGTCAACAGACAGGAATATGACAAAATCATTGGATAA
- a CDS encoding DUF444 family protein: MLDDLLTTRRIDEDYQDFIDVYSGKIRKELSKYIKNRNVWRLRGKNGRLRITVPRIDIPHIVRGQEEEGIGRGPGKKGDVIGKDPEPGQGNDAGQEESEGVTVEISMEEVLKLMKDELALPNMKPKPQEIYEEKKIKYNDIALQGPESLRHNRRTWLQALKRMCASGEIFNLHEVPGCPDPIQLITPINSDKRYRQYKEFNVPSSNAVIFFARDGSGSMDQYKCDIVSDMAWWIDVWIRHFYKRTERVYIWHDTIAQEVDEHKFYRYRYGGGTTCSSALKLISKQFEARYPPEKWNIYVFYFTDGENWGEDNQVFCDTIKNEFPGHIVNLIGITQILPWSSQNSLKEYVDTNLPDCPNLKTTGIGMNEASARTKISAGYYSTPQLTEEERNNQITKAILDLLGAAKTKDGYPADDTMTMHQH; encoded by the coding sequence ATGTTAGATGATTTGTTGACTACAAGACGCATTGATGAAGATTATCAAGATTTTATTGATGTATATTCAGGTAAAATTCGCAAAGAATTGAGCAAATACATCAAAAATAGAAATGTTTGGCGATTGCGTGGAAAAAATGGTCGTCTTCGCATTACTGTGCCTCGCATTGATATACCACATATTGTTCGTGGTCAAGAAGAGGAAGGCATCGGCAGAGGTCCAGGTAAAAAGGGTGATGTTATTGGCAAAGACCCAGAGCCAGGGCAAGGCAATGATGCTGGGCAGGAAGAATCAGAAGGCGTCACCGTCGAGATATCGATGGAAGAAGTTTTGAAGCTTATGAAAGATGAGTTGGCTCTTCCAAATATGAAGCCCAAGCCGCAGGAAATTTATGAAGAAAAGAAAATAAAATATAATGACATAGCTCTTCAAGGTCCAGAATCTTTGCGACATAATCGCCGCACTTGGTTACAGGCACTGAAGAGAATGTGTGCTTCTGGAGAGATTTTTAATCTACACGAAGTGCCGGGTTGTCCTGATCCCATACAACTGATTACGCCCATTAACAGTGATAAGCGATATCGGCAGTACAAGGAATTTAATGTTCCTTCTTCTAATGCCGTAATCTTTTTTGCCCGTGACGGTTCTGGCAGCATGGATCAATATAAATGTGATATTGTATCCGATATGGCTTGGTGGATTGATGTTTGGATTCGACATTTCTACAAACGTACTGAGCGTGTTTATATTTGGCATGATACTATTGCTCAAGAAGTAGATGAGCATAAATTTTATCGTTATCGTTATGGTGGCGGAACAACTTGTTCATCAGCTTTAAAACTAATTTCCAAGCAGTTTGAGGCTCGTTATCCTCCTGAGAAATGGAATATTTATGTGTTTTATTTCACGGATGGCGAAAACTGGGGCGAGGATAATCAGGTTTTTTGTGATACTATTAAAAATGAATTTCCAGGGCACATCGTTAATTTAATTGGTATTACTCAAATTTTGCCTTGGAGTAGTCAAAATAGCCTAAAGGAATATGTTGATACCAATCTTCCTGATTGTCCTAATTTAAAAACTACGGGAATTGGTATGAACGAAGCCTCTGCCAGAACGAAAATATCTGCTGGTTATTATAGTACGCCTCAATTGACGGAAGAAGAAAGAAATAATCAAATTACCAAAGCTATTTTGGATTTGTTGGGTGCTGCCAAAACAAAAGATGGCTATCCAGCAGATGATACGATGACAATGCACCAACATTAA